The sequence AAAATAAAGATTAGAGTTTTGCATTTTTACCTCCTTGGTGGAATTTTTGCTATTACAATTTTAACTGCCACCAAGGAGTTTTTTTAGATGTTTTATTTATATTTGAATTTCTCACCCAAAGTATAATAAAGTTTTTTTAATTATTTACCGAATATTTATTATGTTAAATTTAAATTTTAAAATTTGTAGCTAGAATCTAAAAAACTTACAAAGGGGTAAATTAACCTTGAAGGATTTAAACGACAAGGAGTTGAATAAATTGTTAGAGGAGATTATTAAGGAGCAAGAGATGAGAAGAGAAAGAATTGAGGAATTAAAAAGATTAATCAGAGAAAAAAATTACAATGTTCCTGTTGAAGAAATTGTTGAAAAAATGTTAGAAAAGTTTAGAAAAAAAGGTTAAGCGTGCAAATAAATTTATTCAAAGCTATAGGCGAGAAGTTTTAGAAAATATTAGCTTTTTCACCGGTTGTTGGATGCGGATTGTCTTTTACTCTTTATAGTGAAATCGTAAAGCTTAAAGCCCTCCTTTTTCAGAGAATGTGGGAGGTAAAAAACCGGAGATTCTTCCAACGGCTACAGAATGACATTTTTACCTTCCTTGTCATCCAGCAGCGAAGTGAAGGATTTCCTCTTTTAAAAATTGAAGAAAAAAAGGACTCTTCGCTTAGCTCAGAATGACATCTTTGAGGTTGAGATTCTTCGCACGACTGCAGAATGACGACATTTTACTCTTAACTTCTGTAATAGCAATTCGTGAATTGCCTCTACTTTTTTACTTTCTTTGTCAATTCTGATGACCCAAACTATTCAATAAAAAATACCATATTGGCACTGTTAGAAAGCTTAAAATAATGCCAATTGCTACAGAAGAGACTGCAAAATCTTTTTCAAGGTCAGCATCTATTAAATAAATGGAAGCTAAAACCATGGGTGGCATAGCAAGTTGCAAAATTGCTACTTTATAAGGTAAAGTTAAATCTATTTTTAAAATCAACAAGATAAGTAACAAAATTAAAGGCGATACAAATAGTTTTACCAGCATATTAACCGTTAAAAGCTTTAAATCTTTGCCTATGTGTGAAAATCTTAGATTTAAGCCCACAGAAAATAAGATAATAGGAATAACAGTCATACCAAGTGTTTTTAGAAGATTTAGAAAAATTTCCGGAACATCAAAGGGTTTTAAAGATATACCTATAGCTAACGCAATAAACGGCGGGAAAAGTAATAGTTTTTTGATGTTGATTTTAGTGCTTCCTTCCTTTGCATAGTTTATTATAAATGGTGCAAGTAAAAAGATAGGTAAAAACATTGCAAGGTTATCAAAAATTACTGCATATCTCAAACCTTCTTCTCCATACAAAGAGTGAATAAATGGATATCCAAGAAATCCGGTATTAGAAAATGTAGACATCATTATGAATGCAACCGTTCTTTTTTTGTCTAATTTTAAGCTTTTTGAGATTAGATAAGAGACAAAGATAGTCAAAAAGATGGCTATCCAGCCAAGGATTATAATACCCAAAACGTCTAAGCTAAATCTTAATCTGTAGATATTGTAAATAACCAAGGCTGGAAAGCCAAAATTCATTATGTAGTCTATGTATGCTTTTGAGTATTCTTGCGGAATTATTTTCAACTTTCTTGCCGTATAACCAAGTATAAAAAACACAAATATTTGTAAAAGATTTTCAAGCATTTTTCAGTCCGACTCTGTAAAACGTCTTATAAACTATGGGCAAAATTAACAGTGTTAGCATGGTAGATGTGAATATTCCACCTATGACGACTGTGGCAATAGGTTTTTGAGTTTCTGAGCCAATATCTGATGTTAGTAATATCGGTATAAGTCCTAAGGATGCTGCGGTAGCTGTAATCAATATTGGTCTTAGTCTTAAGCGGGTTGCTTTTTCTATGGCTTTATCTATATCTAATCCTTCCTGTAGAAGTTGTCTTATATAAGATATTAGCACAACGCCGTTTAATGTAGCAATGCCAAATACAGCAATAAATCCAATTGCAGCAGGAACTGATAGGTTATAGCCTGATATGTAAAGCGATACAATTCCGCCAATGGTAGCAAAAGGAACATTTAACATAACTATCAAAGCATCTTTTAATGAGTTGTAATTTATATACAGTAGGACAAAGATTAAGAAAATTGCAATTGGAACAATGATAGACAGTCTTTTCATTGCTCTTTCTTGGTTTTCAAACTGTCCTGAGAATTGTATGAAATAACCTTCCGGAAGTTTAATCTGTGTGTTTATCTTATTTTTTAACTCTTGTACAAACCCGCCTAAATCTCTTCCCTCAAGATTAGATTGAACTAAGGCGTATCTAATTCCATTTTCATGTCTTATCTTGAAAAATCCGGGTGTTATCTCTAAATCTGCAACCTGCGACAATGTAAGCAAGTAGCCATCCTTTGTTTGGATAGGAATGTTTTTTATCTTTTCTATATCGTTTATATAATCCTCCGGAAGTCTGACGATTACAGGGAATGTTATCAGCTCTCTTTTTACTTGATTTGCTTCGTATCCTGTAAAGTATTTTCCAACAAGGGCTAAAATATCTTCTGTTTTTAGATTGTATCTATTTAGCTGGTCTATCTTTGGGGTTATCTTTAGTTGAAGTTTTCCTGATTGGCTTTCTGTTTCTACATCAACAGAACCTTTTGTATTTCTGACTATATCTTCAATTTTGAAAGCTATTTCATTTACTTTGTTTAAATCATCTCCAAACACTTTTATAGCCACGGTAGATTTTACTCCGGATAAAAGTTCATCAATTCTCATTTGGATAGGTTGTGTAAAGCTAAATGATACCCCCGGGAAATCTTTAAGCTTTTCCCGAAGTGCATTTTCAAACTCTTGTCTGGTTTTAAAATTCTTCCATTGGTCGTACGGCTTTAAAGTGATGAACGTCTCTATGTAGCTAACATCTTCTGGCTCACCTTTTTCTGCTCTTCCTATGTTCGAAAAAGCATCTTCAACTTCCGGAAAGGATTTTGCTGTTTCTTCTACAAAACTTGCAACCCTTTTTGATTCTTGTAAAGACACGTTTGGATTTAAAAAGCTTTTTACTAAAACTGCTCCTTCATCAAGGGTAGGTGCAAACTCTGACCCTATTCTTGAAAGTAAAAACAAGGAAAAAATAAATGCCGTCAAAACGATAGAAATAACCGCCTTTGGATATCTTAATAGTTTGTATAAAATCTTGTGATATAGATCGTTTATATATCTCATGATTTTTGTCTCTTCTTCCTTAGATGGCTTTAAAATGAAATAAGACATTACAGGCATAAACATAAACGCAATTAAAAGAGATGAGATTAAAGCAAAAATTATTGTCAAAGCTAACGGCTTATAATACTTACCTTCCACAGATTCAAAACTAAAGATAGGTAAAAAGACGATGGTTATTATTAAAATCGCAAATAAAACCGGTTTAAAAACTTCTTTTACTGACTTTGAAACTATGCTGTCTTTAGATTCTCCTGATTGAGATAGACCGGTTTCGTGTAAATGTCTGTAAATATTTTCTACAACTACAACTGTAGCATCTGCAAAAAGCCCTATTCCAATAGCAAGACCTGCTAAAGACATTAAATTACCGCTTATGTCAAAGTTTTTCATGAATATGAAAGCCATTAAAAGAGTAAGTGGAATGGATAGAACAACTAAAAAAGCAGCTCTGATATTGCCAAGATAGAAAAGCATAGCAATAGAGATTAAAATTATCCCTTCTAATAAAGCTTTTTCTATTGTAAAGATAGCCTTTTGGGTGAGATAAGACTGGTCATAGATCACTTTTAAATCCACATCCTTCGGCAGTATTTTTTTGACTTCTTCAATTCTTTCTTTTAATTTAGCTACCAATTCTTGGGTATTTGTGTTTACTCTTTTTAAGATAATATTTCCTTGCACTTCTTCACCATTTAGTGTAAAAGCTCCTCTTCTGTTTGGAACTTCCCCTTCTTCTATCTTGGCTATGTCTTTTAGTTTTATGACAGCTCCATCTAAGGATTGAATGGATATATTTCCGATATCTTCAATGGTTGTGTAGTATCCAACCGACCTGACGATTAAATCTCCTTCCGGAGTTTTAGAAAATCCACCGCCTGCAATTCCACCGCCTTTTTCTACCGCATTAGCTATGTCATCAAGAGATAATCCAAGGGCAAGTAATTTCTCTAAGTCTGGCTTTACTAAAAAAGCTTTTTCTGGTCCCCACTGGCTTATCTCTTCTACTCCATCAACTGACATTATCAAAGGTCTAATTTTCCATTCTTGGATAGCTCTTAAATCTGCCAAAGGAGTTGTTTTAGATGTTAAAACATAAAAAAGAACGTTTCCAAGTCCTGAGCTGTTTGGTCCCATCACTGGATTATACTGTGGTGGCAGCATTCCTTTTACTGCTGATAATTTTTCCATTACAAGCCTTCTTGCAAAGTATATATCCGTTCCGTCTTTAAAAAAAATTGACACGTAAGATAAACCGGGTAAAGATACGCTTCTAACGGTTGTAACATCTTTAATTCCGGACATGGATGTTTCCACTTTTTTTGTAATAAGACTTTCTACCTCCTCAGCCGACAAGCCGGGAGCTTCTGTGTAAATGTTTACCTGAACGGGTGTTGGGTCTGGAAAAGTATCTATTGGCAAGCTTTTAAATGAGTAGATACCAATGCCAACAATCAAGAAAAGAATGAAAATAATTATAAATTTGTATCTTAGAATAAAGTCAATCATTCTCCGGCACCCCCAAAAACCTG comes from Sulfurihydrogenibium sp. and encodes:
- a CDS encoding flagellar biosynthesis anti-sigma factor FlgM, whose translation is MNKLLEEIIKEQEMRRERIEELKRLIREKNYNVPVEEIVEKMLEKFRKKG
- a CDS encoding CusA/CzcA family heavy metal efflux RND transporter, coding for MIDFILRYKFIIIFILFLIVGIGIYSFKSLPIDTFPDPTPVQVNIYTEAPGLSAEEVESLITKKVETSMSGIKDVTTVRSVSLPGLSYVSIFFKDGTDIYFARRLVMEKLSAVKGMLPPQYNPVMGPNSSGLGNVLFYVLTSKTTPLADLRAIQEWKIRPLIMSVDGVEEISQWGPEKAFLVKPDLEKLLALGLSLDDIANAVEKGGGIAGGGFSKTPEGDLIVRSVGYYTTIEDIGNISIQSLDGAVIKLKDIAKIEEGEVPNRRGAFTLNGEEVQGNIILKRVNTNTQELVAKLKERIEEVKKILPKDVDLKVIYDQSYLTQKAIFTIEKALLEGIILISIAMLFYLGNIRAAFLVVLSIPLTLLMAFIFMKNFDISGNLMSLAGLAIGIGLFADATVVVVENIYRHLHETGLSQSGESKDSIVSKSVKEVFKPVLFAILIITIVFLPIFSFESVEGKYYKPLALTIIFALISSLLIAFMFMPVMSYFILKPSKEEETKIMRYINDLYHKILYKLLRYPKAVISIVLTAFIFSLFLLSRIGSEFAPTLDEGAVLVKSFLNPNVSLQESKRVASFVEETAKSFPEVEDAFSNIGRAEKGEPEDVSYIETFITLKPYDQWKNFKTRQEFENALREKLKDFPGVSFSFTQPIQMRIDELLSGVKSTVAIKVFGDDLNKVNEIAFKIEDIVRNTKGSVDVETESQSGKLQLKITPKIDQLNRYNLKTEDILALVGKYFTGYEANQVKRELITFPVIVRLPEDYINDIEKIKNIPIQTKDGYLLTLSQVADLEITPGFFKIRHENGIRYALVQSNLEGRDLGGFVQELKNKINTQIKLPEGYFIQFSGQFENQERAMKRLSIIVPIAIFLIFVLLYINYNSLKDALIVMLNVPFATIGGIVSLYISGYNLSVPAAIGFIAVFGIATLNGVVLISYIRQLLQEGLDIDKAIEKATRLRLRPILITATAASLGLIPILLTSDIGSETQKPIATVVIGGIFTSTMLTLLILPIVYKTFYRVGLKNA
- a CDS encoding AEC family transporter; protein product: MLENLLQIFVFFILGYTARKLKIIPQEYSKAYIDYIMNFGFPALVIYNIYRLRFSLDVLGIIILGWIAIFLTIFVSYLISKSLKLDKKRTVAFIMMSTFSNTGFLGYPFIHSLYGEEGLRYAVIFDNLAMFLPIFLLAPFIINYAKEGSTKINIKKLLLFPPFIALAIGISLKPFDVPEIFLNLLKTLGMTVIPIILFSVGLNLRFSHIGKDLKLLTVNMLVKLFVSPLILLLILLILKIDLTLPYKVAILQLAMPPMVLASIYLIDADLEKDFAVSSVAIGIILSFLTVPIWYFLLNSLGHQN